A DNA window from Hordeum vulgare subsp. vulgare chromosome 1H, MorexV3_pseudomolecules_assembly, whole genome shotgun sequence contains the following coding sequences:
- the LOC123442990 gene encoding glutathione transferase GST 23-like, with protein MEKAAENVDAGAAAPLQLKLFGSWASSYTHRVQLAMRLKGLGFEYAEEDLRNKSDALLRHNPVYNKVPVLVHDGRSLAESVIILQYLDDAFPATRQLLPADAFDRAVARFWCHFGDDKLGPAVGAVFASTGEEQEAAVHQVHENLALLEAELREGAFKGRRFFGGDEVGFLDVVLGCGSYWLAVFEEVTGVQLVDAEAFPLFHAWLRDFEGQDEVRETIPSIDRLLEYARGLRQMLVAMAAGAGAGSGAASADAPTAAPPAAAPPAATTADIAVDI; from the exons ATGGAGAAGGCAGCGGAGAACGTTGACGCCGGTGCGGCGGCGCCGCTGCAGCTGAAGCTGTTCGGGTCGTGGGCGAGCTCGTACACCCACCGCGTGCAGCTGGCCATGCGGCTAAAGGGGCTCGGCTTCGAGTACGCGGAGGAGGACCTCCGCAACAAGAGCGACGCGCTGCTCCGCCACAACCCCGTCTACAACAAGGTCCCCGTGCTCGTCCACGACGGCCGCTCCCTCGCCGAGTCCGTCATCATCCTCCAGTACCTCGACGACGCCTTCCCGGccacccgccagctcctccccgcCGACGCCTTCGACCGCGCCGTCGCTCGCTTCTGGTGCCACTTCGGCGACGACAAG CTTGGGCCTGCGGTGGGGGCGGTGTTCGCGTCCACGGGGGAGGAGCAGGAGGCCGCCGTGCACCAGGTGCACGAGAACCTGGCGCTGCTCGAGGCGGAGCTACGGGAAGGGGCGTTTAAGGGCCGGCGCTTCTTCGGCGGCGACGAGGTCGGCTTCCTCGACGTCGTCCTGGGGTGCGGCTCCTACTGGCTGGCCGTCTTCGAGGAGGTCACCGGCGTGCAGCTGGTGGACGCCGAGGCGTTCCCGCTCTTCCACGCCTGGCTGCGCGACTTCGAGGGACAGGACGAGGTGAGGGAGACCATCCCCTCCATCGATCGCCTCCTCGAGTACGCGCGCGGCCTCCGCCAGATGCTGGTCGCCAtggccgccggcgccggcgccggatcGGGCGCGGCCTCGGCCGACGCCCCCACAGCTGCTCCACCCGCCGCGGCGCCCCCGGCCGCCACCACGGCTGACATCGCCGTGGACATATGA
- the LOC123412960 gene encoding putative per-hexamer repeat protein 5 — translation MPGARKKNNDRKREEGEAPKGKKLSKHGIQITCGSCGIQGHNKTSCKKNLDNTKKTKSCLGKRGRKVRETEHAQTDASTSRAAAARASGPTNSQAATRSEATTSRFKPPRSNVVPGGSNGRGSGRGAGTGSGRGAGRGSGTGTGRGVGTGTGRGAGRGAGRGTGFMAYFTASGNY, via the exons ATGCCTGGAGCTAGGAAAAagaacaatgataggaagagagaagagggggaagcacCCAAGGGGAAGAAACTGAGCAAGCATGGCATACAGATCACATGTGGAAGTTGTGGTATTCAGGGGCACAATAAAACTTCCTGTAAAAAGAATTTGGACAACACCAAAAAAACAAAGTCATGTCTTGGGAAAAGAGGGAGAAAAGTGAGGGAAACAGAG CATGCACagacagatgcatctacaagcaggGCTGCAGCAGCTAGAGCTTCAGGCCCAACAAATTCTCAAGCTGCAACAAGGTCTGAAGCTACAACATCCAGGTTCAAACCTCCTAGAAGCAATGTTGTCCCTGGAGGTAGCAATGGCAGAGGAAGTGGGAGAGGAGCCGGGACAGGAAGTGGGAGAGGAGCTGGAAGAGGATCTGGGACAGGAACTGGGAGAGGAGTTGGGACAGGAACTGGGAGAGGAGCTGGGAGAGGAGCTGGGAGAGGAACTGGGTTTATGGCCTATTTTACAGCTAGTGGGAATTACTAG